TCTGTCAATTTGTGAATGAGGGTGCAAAGTATATTGAATTCATGTCTGCAAAAGCTAACAGAATATTAAAAGTTGAGTGTTTTGGTCAAACTATTGGTCAAAAGTTATTGGCTCTATTTTACTCCAATACACAAACTGATCTTTATGATAGATAATCTTATTCTTGTTATTTTGGTTATTGTTTGATTGCTAAGTGATTTGACCTATTCATGTATTCAGGATAAGTGGAAAACATTAGTGCACACTGCAAAAATTTCGCCTCAACAAAGGAGAGGAGAGCCAGTTCCCCAGGATCTGTTGAATAGGGTTTTGACTGCACATGCTTACTGGTGTCACCACCAAGCCAAGCAGCATGGGCATGGCAAGAACCGGGCTCTTACCATGAAGACTCCAGAAGCTTCTGCTGAAGAACTCAGTGTTGGTGCCGTCCAACCACTTGTGATTatgtagaaagaaagaaaatggttgatgttgttgactTATGCAACGAACTTGTACATTTTGATTCAATTCCCTTGTAATATTCTCTCACCAAATTCATTGCCAGCCTTTTAGTTGCATTGAGGTGTTGGCATTTGTAAATGATTTGAAGGAATAAGATTGTTATGGTAGGAACTTAACTatgttctttcaatttcttgaATGTAAGTAGAACTGTCCAATGAACATGACAGCATAGCAAAGAAATAGGAAAGTGctgttgattccttttattgTTGATCTTTTTCTAGTCATATTCTACCACTTGTtctgtttggtttattttcttAAGAGTAAAAACTAAAACGAGGTTCAGGGCCACCTAATTAGAAGATAAGAGGTGAATTTAATACATTAACAGATGTAATACATTCGTTTTTTTGaatgataatataaaaaataattatttttactaatgtGGCATGTAATTGGATGTATTTgtaaattaaattcttttaaacATTAGCCTGAAAAGAAAATGTGCAAGTTTCATTGAACCTTGAAAAGGGATCGAGATGGGGGGAGGGGCGGCGGGGGCACCCGATTTCTTCTACAAGGAAGCTCAGCGCCTTGGCTATGTTGCTCGCTCTGCCTTCAAGGTTCTCGAAACTTctgttccttcttcttcttcttctaactaactaactaactaactttgaGCTAACAGTTGGTACAGATACAGAAGCAGCACAAGCTCATCAAAGCTGGCTCATCCGTACTGGACCTCGGCTGTGCTCCGGGTGCTTGGCTTCAAGTCGCTTGCCAGAGCCTCGGTCCTCCCAATCATGGCGGGTCCGTTCTCGGCATCGATCTCAAGGTAACCCAAACCTCCATCTCTCTCTTCCACGGAAACACAGCATGTCAATTGAATAGTGCTCATGGTGCAGAACAGAAGGTGAAGGTTCCTCCTCTTCATTGTGATTCAAGGGTGAAAACCATCTCTGCTGACGTCATGACCCTACCCTCTCACCAACTTAGAGCTCTCTCTCCACAGGTACCCTCTCTTACTTGAAACTtaccaaataaaagaaaatggacTGACTTTGTTGTGGCAAAATGCTGAACAAACATTTTATGGAATTAGGGTTCCGAATTTTTGGTGGTGGTTTTGCTCAACAATCACCATTCCTAAATGTAATACAATCAAGTTTTGGCTGTTGACTTTTCAGCAAAAAGGGTTTTCTGTTATACTTTCGGACATGTGCCCTTTGGTTTCTGGAATCACAACTAAAGATGCAGCTCTGTCAGTGGAGCTAGGGATGCGAGCATTGGATTTGGCTGTTGGCAGAAGAGCTGCATTGTCAGTTTATGCTGACGGTGATGATAATCAGGAAGGTGAGCAAAGCCATGGTGATCCATCCACTTTGGCGGAAACTGGAGTGTTGCAAGTTGGTGGGAACCTTCTTATAAAGCTTTTGGAGAGTGAAGACGCAAAAGGTGGTGTGGTTCATTTATTTTTCCAAATTGCTGATTTTTGGTTGCATAATTTTTGTCTAACTTCTCAAACGTTTACATTGCAGAAATAAGCCAGATTTCTAAGCCATTGTTTAGAAAATCTTCATGGTTGAGACCTAAAGCCACAAGGCCTTCATCAAGAGAGATTTATTTGATCTGTCTAGGTTTAAAGCCAGAAGCAGAGAAATAGATTGTTTTAAAGTTCTGattcaattattattttctagCTGAGTACTTTCTGAAATGCAATGATTttgattatttgatttgatgACTTTGCAGTTTATAAAAGCATTGTTCCTCACAAAGATATAGATAATTACAAGCATCAAAACACATAATTCGTGTAAGTATCtcatcaataaaaatatacagTGATAATTGGTAGTATTAGTAGTTCCTCTTCCTCAACGAATCTGTGTACGTCCCAGTGACCAAAGCCCTGAATCTTTGACAGGGGCGGACGCTTTCACTGATGGGAAAACATTCCAAAATCGCAGTGTTTCATCCCCTGCACCCGTCACTATTGTCTGCAACACaatccataaaaaaaaaaaacttagaaACCATGGAAATTAGAGAAGCAATTACAGACAATGCAGTTGCACCAGGTTAACATTGTTACCTTAGTGCATCTAGCAATGGTTAGCATGTTACAGACTTATAGATGAGAAATGATGGACACGAAACTTGTGTAGGAAATAAAACAGATTCAGTTTTTCAGTTGTTACATGACTTTTGATAAATAGACAGATGCAGTACCTGTCCATCAGGTGACATTGCTAGGTAAAGAACTCTCATGCTGTGGCCAGTTAGAGTTGCAACCTTTGCCAATGAAGGGTATTTCCATACCATTATCTGATTCTGGGAGTACCCATGAGTACTCACTAGCTCATTCACATTTTTACTCCAAGCAAGGTTGCACACCTACATATTATTAAGCTTGTGAGATGAGATACACTTGGAGATATGGACCCTCATAATAGAGCTAAGGATGAGAAGTAAACCTGACTTCCAGAATCAATACAGTTCAATTGGTGTCCATTTGACGTATTCCAGAAGCGAATACACCTGTCTGCAGTTCCACCACCGGAAGCAAGGAGGTTGCTCTGGTGAGGTGACCAAGCAATGGCCTTAACTGCAGCCGTGTGCTCAGTTAATCGCAAAATGGGTTGCTGAGAGTGGTGATTCCATACCAGTAGCTGCACATATAAAACAAGACATGAATTTGTTAGCACTGAAATCATTGCTATTTGGTAGAAACACCGGTGAAgatataagaaaaatataaataaatgtcTTCTTAAACaactctatttttttaaattttaagtatattttatattgatttaGTTTGATATTATATTGATTTTGTCATTATAATATCTGAATATACAATTTATCATAAATTCTATCAGTAAAGACAAATGAGAGATAGGGATACCTGATTATCATTTCCACCAGATGCAAGTTCCCTGTCATCACTTGACCATTTCAACCCGCATACCTATCACaaagaagaacaaaaaagaCATTTAACAAACTTTCTACACCATAAGTAAGCTAATGTTGCAGGTTCAGATGATATTTTCCAAAACTCTTCCACCTCAGATTTGTGGCCAACAAGCTGGCTTATATAATCATTTGAAACCCTCATGTCATGTTGAAGTATGTTTCTATCCCTGCTTCCTGAAGCCAGAATGCGCGAATTCCACGCCAGGACGCCAGTTCTTGTCTGATGACCACCCATAGTTCTGACCCTCTTACAGCGAGTTCCGTCCCAAATCTATATCAATGTGCAAATTAAAAAGGCCCTCTTACAAATTCAATTTGAAAACCTTCAAATACATAGAAAGATAAATCAAACCATATATTAGTTAAGATTAACGAGGTACCTGAACTTGACCAAGACATGTACCAATGGATATATAGGAACCTTCCTTAGTCCACTGAAGAGAACAGACGCCATCTTGAGGTCCCAAGTCACATAACTTGGTTACCTGGAAATAACAAcgaaatatttattttactatattccttcttttttttgcCCTTTGCCCAAGAAATTGATAAGTTTGTAGCGCCTAATTTGACACACCTTGCTGTTTGAAGCGCTCCAAAGATAAACACAAGTTCCGAGGCCAACCGCAAGAACATTCTGCGAGGACCAATCGACAAGATTCAAGTAGAAATCATCTTGGAGTGAAGGAGCATCAAGAACCTGCAAGGTAATCAACACTAATCCTTAAACATCTTGTGTTGTTGTCACTGTCAACGGCTAAAAAATCTGCTCAATCATCA
The Arachis stenosperma cultivar V10309 chromosome 7, arast.V10309.gnm1.PFL2, whole genome shotgun sequence genome window above contains:
- the LOC130940244 gene encoding uncharacterized protein LOC130940244 isoform X2, which translates into the protein MGGGAAGAPDFFYKEAQRLGYVARSAFKIQKQHKLIKAGSSVLDLGCAPGAWLQVACQSLGPPNHGGSVLGIDLKKVKVPPLHCDSRVKTISADVMTLPSHQLRALSPQQKGFSVILSDMCPLVSGITTKDAALSVELGMRALDLAVGRRAALSVYADGDDNQEGEQSHGDPSTLAETGVLQVGGNLLIKLLESEDAKEISQISKPLFRKSSWLRPKATRPSSREIYLICLVYKSIVPHKDIDNYKHQNT
- the LOC130940244 gene encoding uncharacterized protein LOC130940244 isoform X3, producing the protein MGGGAAGAPDFFYKEAQRLGYVARSAFKLVQIQKQHKLIKAGSSVLDLGCAPGAWLQVACQSLGPPNHGGSVLGIDLKKVKVPPLHCDSRVKTISADVMTLPSHQLRALSPQQKGFSVILSDMCPLVSGITTKDAALSVELGMRALDLAVGRRAALSVYADGDDNQEGEQSHGDPSTLAETGVLQVGGNLLIKLLESEDAKEISQISKPLFRKSSWLRPKATRPSSREIYLICLGLKPEAEK
- the LOC130940243 gene encoding B-type cell cycle switch protein ccs52B-like, giving the protein MESPEIKKQGLNLPAAMSGASLRLDTFSLSLSARSISNLSSSSPSSSKSSTCSDRFIPCRSTSRLHAFGLIDKPSPSKEGGNDAYSRLLKSELFGSDFVSSSPSSSSPAGQSSPTKNILRFRTDHSGGPSSPYSPSILGHDHGLSNETSTPPKPPRKVPKTPHKVLDAPSLQDDFYLNLVDWSSQNVLAVGLGTCVYLWSASNSKVTKLCDLGPQDGVCSLQWTKEGSYISIGTCLGQVQIWDGTRCKRVRTMGGHQTRTGVLAWNSRILASGSRDRNILQHDMRVSNDYISQLVGHKSEVCGLKWSSDDRELASGGNDNQLLVWNHHSQQPILRLTEHTAAVKAIAWSPHQSNLLASGGGTADRCIRFWNTSNGHQLNCIDSGSQVCNLAWSKNVNELVSTHGYSQNQIMVWKYPSLAKVATLTGHSMRVLYLAMSPDGQTIVTGAGDETLRFWNVFPSVKASAPVKDSGLWSLGRTQIR
- the LOC130940244 gene encoding uncharacterized protein LOC130940244 isoform X1 — translated: MGGGAAGAPDFFYKEAQRLGYVARSAFKLVQIQKQHKLIKAGSSVLDLGCAPGAWLQVACQSLGPPNHGGSVLGIDLKKVKVPPLHCDSRVKTISADVMTLPSHQLRALSPQQKGFSVILSDMCPLVSGITTKDAALSVELGMRALDLAVGRRAALSVYADGDDNQEGEQSHGDPSTLAETGVLQVGGNLLIKLLESEDAKEISQISKPLFRKSSWLRPKATRPSSREIYLICLVYKSIVPHKDIDNYKHQNT